Genomic segment of Diabrotica undecimpunctata isolate CICGRU unplaced genomic scaffold, icDiaUnde3 ctg00003433.1, whole genome shotgun sequence:
cgcgctatctcagagtgatctGACCGACCAACAATTAGttatgacaaaaaaattgacataattgcAGACATAGTAGTGAATGCTACTTCTTCTACATCCTAAGTTGCATCTACCtgtggaatcagtcaaaagacagtacatcGAGTGTTGGCTAAAAATAAATTTcatacatacaaattaaaaattggcaCCAACTTTTAGATGATgccccgaccgaagactagaattatgtgaaaatatgtccaacgcgctatctcagagtataaaagcaatccgttttagtgacgaaagtactttttccatcaatggaaatgttaacacacacaacaTAAGGTATTGGAATGACGCAAATCCACCGGTCTTTCTTGAAAAACATACTCAATTTCcagaaaaagtaaatgtttgggcaTGTATTGAGGGAAACCAAATAGTTAACCCTGTCTTTCTCAATGCTAACTTAACCTACGGAGTGTATCTAGAGATGTTAAAAAACACAATTAAACTGTTAATTCTTGATATTTTGAAATATAGTGCAGATGAATTCTGTTCCTTGGAAATTACATtttaacaagatggtgctcctcaCACTATGGTGCAGTAAGatgttacctagatgaggaatctCGTGGTAGATGGCTTGGACGATGAGGTTCGATAGAATGGCTAGCTCGGTCATCGTAGCTCACaccaataaatttttttctgtgggggtaCTTAAACTGTAAAGTTTTAGCCACAGCAGTCGAcagtattgacattttgaaacaatgaATTGTTGAAAAAATTAGGGCAATTTCCCCCAATATATTTGAGCGAGTACGACAAGAGTTTAGTAATAGGTTGCATTACTGTcagaaagtagatggagcacatgtTGAATTCTTAATATGGTAGACCTCTTTCTTAAATCTCTATTTATTAattgcgaaactacaattttttctactttccgCTCACAGTAGCTCTGTGACTATTACGTCACCtattatgactagttgagaagcctataTCCGTTTATTTCCTCCcttcaaatttcactattataagtacaACCGTTCAACAGATACGAGGCGAGAGAAGATTTTTGGCTATCACTGTATATTACCCACATAAGTTAAACAGACTTAGACATAGAATACATCCTTGATACACTCACCTACCGACTTTAAAAGGGTTTGACTTAGCAGAACTGACCAATCATCAGGAGCTCCTATGTCGTATGAAATTTCCCACAAAGCTTTCTAGTTTTGAAGAGTCTGGTCATCCAGAAAGCAGATGCTAATAGAAATTTAGAATTCTCAAAATTTTTCAATGATGTGTCGCTTGTTGAGAATTTGCTTCATTTTGCCCTTACCCTTAAGCTTGCTTGTTCTTGTAGTATTTATCTATCCAGTTAGGTCTGCATGTGACGTTTGATGATTCTCTATATAATTTAACCTAGGTGTGAAATTATTGAGATGGTTCGGTATTTACTACATTTTTGTAATCCCTTTGTGCACCCTTCTTATGAATTGAACTAAGTAGCGCAGTACACCAATCACTGGGCCTTTTGCTGACCCATGGCTCACTCACGTTTTGTAAAAGCTCAGCTGTAATGTCATTGCAACCGAgtgatttatttcttttattttttactttgttttagtATTTCTCATGCTTCTAGAGAGAAAGCTTGTTGGACTTCCTCTTCTTTTTATTGTGCTTTTGAAGTTTAGCGATCCAAAAGccaattaaatctttaaaaactgctgcacgaaagatttctgcgaaAGAGCAGTCAAGGTCTTTCAACCACGAGTTTTAAAATCTTCCTACTGATCTCTTGCCATGTACTTTACTTTCTAATATGATTCGGAGTAATTTATATCTTTCAActattcacctctcaacacatgacttaagtattgtattttcctcGCTTTGATTATACATAGTAATTCTTCTTGTTTACTTATTTGCCGAAATACCTCAtaattggtaactttttgtacccataaaattctcagcattcttctgtatatatacatctcaaaggcatttattcttttttttgtttcacagtttattgtccaactttcacagctgTACAGCAAGGCAGAgcaaacgtaacatctgatcattcggattatAAGCTCTAGACTAAGATctgattttgtaaaaaatgttttcatgttcatgaatGTTTTCCATGACCTCTTAAACAACTGATTTATCACATAAATGATACATTTCCTAAAGAAAATAGTTTATCAATCAAGTATTCTTTAAGTTTTGGAAACATTCAGTAAACGCTGGAGGGCGAATGAGAAAATATGGTACCTACATGCTTAACCGACTTAAAGCGTGCTTGAGCTATTGCAGCTGTTATAATGGCTTTtgtttcttctttaagtgccatctcccaATCGAAGGTTGAATattatcatcactatctttactctgtATAACGCTGCTCTAAAGAGTAATATTAAACTGCAtctaaaccagtcccttaaatttttcaaccataCCATTCTCCTACTTCCTATACTCCCTCCTCCTCTTGAATGATTGGTCTAGCTAATCGTACACCTTTGATTGATTGGATTGTTTTGCTTCATAATAAGCACCTATAAATATGGCTTCTTCTTTCAGGAGATCTATCAAAATTTAGGCCTTAAAATCCCAATATAGAATTAGCATGACTTTGAAAGGTTGTATATTTCATTTTTAGGCGGTCACTAATCTCGATGTGTTCACTTATTACAGTGATGTGACGCTCATCTTGAATATAACTGTTGCATGTTCAATTTAGCAATAATTGTATGATATACATTGCAATGTGAATAAAATGATTTTAGAGTAACAAAATTATTAAGTTCAACATGGTGATAATATTTCATACCTATGTTTAAGCTGGTAGATAAAGATGGTTGAATGGTCACGAACATTCAACCAACGTTAGACACATATGATGAATAATGTGATGAtcgaacgcgctatctcagagttgacgACACGTAACACAAATCCTCATCGGAATCTTCACCTTCTATAATGGGAGGTGAAGAAATAGCTGGCGCTGGTTCCGTTGGTACTGACTCGATGGCAGGTTCAGCGGGAGTTTCGGCAGGAGTTTCAGCGGGAGCAGCTTCGGCTGGTGCGGCTTCAGACGCAGGTGCTGCTTCAGCTGCTGGGGCCTCTGCAGGAGGGGCGGCTCCTAAAAGTAAAACAAGTTGTTCACAATagaaaaatgtcaaaaatttatttcaactttcagTACATGATACTTAGCTTACTAATTATTATAGTTAATTGAAATTTTACACTTTTCATAGTAACTAACGATACGTTACTGACAAAATAACCAGGttaaattgttataaatatagaaTGGTATAATACCTTCTGCTGGCGCGCTCTCAGCTGGTGCCGCTACCGCTGCTGGTGCTGCTCCTTCCTCTGCTGGTGCTGCTCCTTCTGCTGGAGGAGCTCCTTCTGCTGGAGGAGCTCCTTCTGCTGGTGGTGCACCTTCGGCAGGGGGCGCCCCTTCTGCCGGAGCTCCTTCCGCTGGCGGTGCTCCCTCTCGAGGTGGTGACGCTTTAGCTTCCAGAGCGGCAGCTTCGGCAGCATGTCCTTAATATAACGATAAGTATTATATTATGTAATTGTCTAATATTGTTTTACTTGCCAATTAAAACACTAAATGATTTAGATACAAAATGTTGTTAGAAATATTATGATGTACATGTACATTTAGTGAATATATATTGAAGATGTCgattaaaaagttgttaaaatatgtatgaTATACGTTTACAACGTGTGAATGGAAATAAACACGATGATTACGTACAATGATGACGAGGACTTAGTATCTTACCATTCTTCTTTAATTTCTCTAACAAATCTTCAAAACTTAGATGTGCGTGCTCAGTTTCAGTGGCCGCAGCTGTTAAATCAACAACTTTATATTTAAGAGAGTCTTTGACGTACATTATGACGCCatctccactgcccctacgatTTTCAACTAGTGAATAATTTGGTATAGCTACTGCTTCTTTGTCTTCTGTCGGTGCTAATATCGTTTCGGGTAATGTTATAATGTCGTAGTTTTCATTAAGAACTAACTTTTTGAATGTTTCGAATCCTGCGAAACCAAAACTGTGTAAACTTAAGATCGATTAGAGAAACATATACTGTAACGTAACTACAAGAAAAAAAACGGTTTTAATACATTTATGATGTATTAAGAATTATCATATAATGAGAAACATACATAGGAGTACACATAAAGCTCTCAAGTAATATAATGTATGAAGAGCAATAAAAGTACAGTATCTAACAGCATCTCTgcagaaatattttaatttaagaaaTATAGTAACCATACATACTTATAGTGGATAGGAAATTTCACAAACACGTgttattgttatcaaaataattGACAATAATTTGTTTTCTGTGTATAAATATCTACAAGTCGAAAAACTTTTTTCAACATCAACAGAAGTTGCTAGTGCATTTTTAAACTTGTTAATGTTGGAAGACAATATTTCAAGATCACAGATGACTTCCAAAATAGAAAATCGtgaatttttgtttatatttcaatttattttctaCAGATATGGCTACGTTTCCTTTAACCATAAAATTCCTTGACACGATTAATCAAGTCGACTTTTTCATAAAAattcaaattatatttttttaagtttttttgagtACTCAacaagaaatttaaaattctactttGTTATGCTAGAATCTGACGTAAATTATGTAATTAAACAAGGCGGTTGGATTCCTACAGAGCTGCTGAAGTGGAATCTGTGTGGATGTACtgtaataaaacttttttattctTTCAAAAAAACTCTGCATAACAAAATGCTGGTTGTAACCAAGTGCCCCATCTCGCGATAAGACGTAAAGGGGCTAATTTGGTATTACCCAGACGTTATTTGTAAAATTGAACTCGTATTTTGACATTATTTATCAAATCGTTAACATGTGGGAAATTTGTCTTATTTCTTCCGTGACAAGATTATGCCATTGAGCTAAACATGTTACATGAATTAAATTACTATTCTCGTAGAATATCTTTAAGTTTTGTGCTCCTTTTACCATTGTCCGTAATATTATTAAGACGTGATCGCATGGTATACTTTTTGGCAGAAAAAAACGGGAAAACTCATCTTGAACAAAACGTGTCATTTGCTTtgacttaatatatatatatatatatatatatatatatatatatatatatatatacatatatatatataaataattactgTCGTCAACTATAAAATAAATCTAGATATCGGCAACAATTTGTCGAATTTTTCTTATGGTTTCATCGTAGCAAATCTCGATAAATTTTTTCTTAAGGTACCTTCTCTTATCGGGAAAGTTAAATTTATAATACTTCTTCAAAAATAAGGTAAAAGGGACATTGTTCACTTTTGAAATTGGAATTCCCGAAGATAACAAGGCATCGCAAAGTTTCTGGCCACAAAGTGACTGCTTGGTTTTTtgaatacgcgctatctcagagtttgtaAATTACTCTTTTGAATTGGACCTTCTCCCACTGGGAGACCCTGGAAGAGTTTTCTCACACTTTTTAAGGTGAGATAGTGTCTTTGTATGCTGAtcgattaaaaattttttatcagAAGAAATTTGAAACAAAAAGCCAAATCTCATTTACACGTTTTTTTACAGAAATATGTATTGATAATGACTAGCTCCTCCATCCAACTTCAATTCAGGATATGACTGCCAGGATATAAATCCAAACATGTAGTTTGGACATCGCgctataaaaaaattaacgaagTCGCGGGTTTAGTACTAAAATTACACTATAAatgccttttttaaatttgtCTCAATACACAGAGTTACACTTTTTCATACAGCTACTTATTCCTTAAAGCTTCTCACTAAAACTTTCACACCTTTTGAATTTCGGAAAATGTCGCCCCACTAAAAGTGTTTATGTATGTTCATTTTGCTTGTATATTAGCGTTGTCAATTGTTTACCAATTTACCTAAAACATTTATTAGAATAGCAGATACTACCAAAATGATTTAAAGAAGCAGAGGAAGCAGAGGGTTTATTACTCGGGCAATTTGACTGAACAGTTTTGAGAAAAGATCGACACATTCAGAACATATtagaattatatatattttttataacaatatGCAGATATGTGCAATTTCTtgtcaaaatatgaaatttatgcaaaatatgccaGATATGCAAAAAATGCATTTTGCGTATATTCTGGTCACTATAATCCAGATATGAAGCCTTTTCAAGAAAAGCTGactataattgtatttaaaagtaCGTTTATTTAACGGTTGAAAACGCTTTCCgaagtttaaaacataaaataattgtattttctattaaaattaatacagTCTTCGCCTGTAGCACCTGTGGATGGATTAAGTAGTTCACTGTGTCACTGCCGGTTATATGTCCGCTTTAAGGAGGAGAGTTGGGCAAAGGGCCAATCACCCATTGTGCGAAGAATAAATTTTAAGGAATGACAACGGAGGTAGATAAAATACGCAGAAGAGAAGCCAGCAAAAAAGGAGTCAAGCCAGCAAAAACCAAGAACAAACAAACCCGACTCTTGAAGAGGTAAAAAAAGCAATACAAGCAAAATGAATCAACAAGGCTTCCCTACGATCTATTTAACAGAGAATTTAACAGGTAATGAACATCTAGCAATACAGATgcatattcgctccgtgcgtgactgtcgcgacacctaccgccttcatctgactgttttggacctaccaattttcaggttaaacatatgacatatgtttgacattgttaaatacaggcgaaattgacaattattaataattaactttttaattatatttttttagtttatgtacaaaataaatgtagtattaaaaactgggtttctcaaaattcatcataatatatctttttaaccccaaacggaaaagaaagggaaaaatctagtactggcaaatcaagtttttcacgtgaaagagcatataattaaaaacagtaatagtaaaaggtatgatataaaagctaaagtcatcaggcactctgaagttagcttgaagccttataaaatatcatttaaggtaaattatttaaatatttcgtatttcaattgcataaaaattagAATATGTGATTTACTTTTTcttattaatagcacggatccatctttttcttttctctaatttatatgcaatctttgggaacctataaaaactgcacttactatttttgctattattagcacaattaaatacgcaacatgtatttgcacacatttttgataaaatttaaagATTCCATgtattccaattttgtcatatttcgccgctacgcacgctggcatcgtttcaaggtacccctaccatggtcacgcacggagcaaATACTCATAACCAAGATGTAAAATGAAGAGAAAACTCTCAGCGATTAGAAAACGGGGATCTTTTGCCAAATCTAAAAAAGACAAACTTAAATGTGAAACTTACCGCGGTATAACTCTCTTGTGTATGCATTCTcaatacgtatatatatatacaattattatggAATGCCAAACCGGATTTAGCAACGAAGAACATTTAggcattaaatattatgtttatatggagtTTAGCCACAATTAATtgtcagtagtaatatccctaggacattgataacagacgagataatttcatgacaatcgaaagctcgttccttggaaACAGCACgaagccttcggcttcgtgctgttaccaagcaacgagcttgagaaatttgtcatgaaattatgaggcattcatcaatgtccgagggatattcggcggataatttttcaaaaaaaaaaaatcataactcaacacaacgaaacatttatttattaaaagtacagttagtgaaagtacaattattaaaatttaagttaacattagaattttttctttgattagcgcatatatactttgaacattctcattgccgaaacgtgacattttaaaatttatttggatgaagttgtcaaactcgatcgtgttgtcatagggattgaaaattgcactgaatgcaattatcagtctaatgttaacataattgggtgaaattgttccacatgacacaaaatgacgaaatttgaatggttgttagaacagtcgaaaaattatcatgaaaattatatttttggaaAATGTATAACCATAGACACATAATACAAGTTAGAATGGTCGTTGTAATACCAGCCTATTCTCCCAGTggaacagagaaaactaaagtaaagcagttcctgcatctctttctcatttgccaggtttatcgaccacgtcaCCTAAATGACCAATAAGAAGGTCACGTGGTTGATAAACCCGGCCTATTAGACAGAGATGCAGGAActactttgcgtcagttttctctgtcgcactgggagaATAGGCTGGTATTACAACGACCATTCTACCTTGTATTATGTGTCTATGGTTATACATTttccaaaaatataattttcatgataatttttcgacgcgactgtattgcagcagtcagtctaCCTTAATGTCTATGTGTAAAACCAACAAGATTGTTGTTTgtaggttatgttttttaaaattgacTGTTGACTCcattggcctcgatcttgtaggaaATAGCCTTTTTTGGTTGACAAAAATCTGAGGGTGGTGTTTTTATTCTCGGAATATTAAATTTTGACTATTTTGTgtgtttgattattttatttttttgtaggtaTAAAGTGTGTTTAACGtagattatatgtttgtgtattgtAGGTCGCATAATATGTATTGTATACAATTGTAATGATGTCTGCGACTTTCTTTAATTTACAATTGTTGGTATATTCCtatttttgactttttctttTAGTATGGCAACCAAATCCTGTTACATTCTGCTGATTGGCttgttacacatttttcttcactAACTTGGATGAGAGCTGCTTCCTTGACATTTCTCTTTTTCatatctgtttctttcatgattattaaCGCTTTTTTCCATTGTACTCTGAGGTCGTTATCTAAAATATGTTGGAATATCTGAGATTTGTCGAAATATATGTTATTGATGCtcatttatcctgacacttagtgaTCTTGCGGTTTCTTTTACATAAAAATTGTTGAATTTACAGGGCATTTTATAGATACAGTTCTCCGATCCTTATTGTGTATTATTGGGTTTGGTTTTGTAAAATTTAGATATCAGTgtgtttattgttttaaatgttgttgtgatgttgtacttattacctatcctttttaatttttcagaAGCCCTTTACAAATGGTATTGTTTGAATCCCTTCTTGTGGGTGTTTCAAGTAATGTGTGCAGATCCAAGTGCACAAGAACTAAAGATATTTTGCAactatttgaaagaactgaagaaACTAAAAgatagattttaagaaaaatataaaatctatAACTATTCATAGAAAAAATTCACCTAATCAAAAAAATGTTAACAGAATGATTGtgtttttagaaatatttataaCAAGTTGGAGTATAATACACAATTATTTAATACATAGTTTGGTTTTAAAAGTGAATTTAATATCCTAAAGCCTTGTCTACgttcaattattattattaagtactttatagatataaaaaagaggcttctagttGTTGTATCAATtacgaaaaatattttaaactgttaaggcgggtacacatttgcgagcagaactgttcgcgaaccgtttgtgaacgctatattcgttaatgtgtacggcagaaaaaaccgcttgcgtactgtttcatcgtgactcgtcgcgaaccaaattgttgcggtttatttcacgacttcaaaggaagctcggctttcagtttggacggcgcttactagacgcagcgaacatttttattgtgtcatcaaatcgacattgtgtgaatgacgtgttccttcctacagagacgtgagaaaacagtaaactgattattgtcatggacgtataaataaagataaaatctttatttatacgtcgatgattactgtacagaattttatttttgttaaacaagcaaaaacaggaacataaatcagtacccaaattataaataaaatgaatcatttcgcacatgtgtgttcgttgttggtttgtcgctttccatggatcgagataagtatgcgattagtacgatgtagaatatttttcaaggatctgtacgcgtactgtacgtataccgttcggctcgcatatgtgtacccacctttaaaaAAAGTTCTGACATCATATTTTTAGACAAAGTATGTATATTTGCAAATTAAACAACAATTATAGTGAAAGataagaaaaagagaaatactAACCAACAAAGATAAAAGCTCAGATATAAGAAAATGCTGTATCTTTTATATTGTGTTATTAAATATCTATTCCTGCTATTAAAATACAGTACTTATTTaaggaaaaaatataaaagaaaataacacTAACAAAGGATCTTAATTTACATATACAAtctaaaaatattcaataaagaTAATCAAAATTATGACTAGAATTAACAATAAAAGAAATTCACGAAGTTGAGAAAAGAGGTTCAAAAGATTCAAAATTATAAATATCTAGAAACAGATGTTTGAATAGAATACGTATATAAAAAACAACTAGATCATTTTTAAAACTAAACAAATTTTTCTCTGCATAAAACTTCCTAATCAACCACAAATTCACATGTTAAAGGTTTTTTTATATTCAGTCGATTTACGGAATAAACCAATTACAAGGGATGTAGCAAACTAAACCATTGAGACCAAGTAAGTCGACTATCAAAAATCAGTTTTGAAAAAAATGACCTACTAAAAACTTGTTGGATAAACATTTTCGTAGAATTTTTACGCAGATTATGTAACctcttttgagaacgatttccgaaggggaaatcgaaacgtcaaacattatttaaaaatgtaattttcattacgaTGAATTGCGGCTTGATCCcatatacacacatgtccaaaagtttggaatacgtacaaataatatatctacgcccaTAGTAGTTTTAAAAccgttgttgatattcattctagagcgtttttaaatgaacatgataaaaaatttgaatcgtttttgtatgagtttggtcacattcaactgattagcgtatttacacattatttcagtctttgtttagatttaaattgagccgtttaaaaatgtatAGAAacatgatatctcattttgacagattagagtaattgctttgttacaacagggctgTAGTCAAAGTTGcatcgcgaatattgttgatgttactcagagtgccgtatcgaaaattaaaaaaaattccaaaa
This window contains:
- the LOC140432269 gene encoding uncharacterized protein codes for the protein MEKSVNNHERNRYEKEKCQGSSSHPRFETFKKLVLNENYDIITLPETILAPTEDKEAVAIPNYSLVENRRGSGDGVIMYVKDSLKYKVVDLTAAATETEHAHLSFEDLLEKLKKNGHAAEAAALEAKASPPREGAPPAEGAPAEGAPPAEGAPPAEGAPPAEGAPPAEGAAPAEEGAAPAAVAAPAESAPAEGAAPPAEAPAAEAAPASEAAPAEAAPAETPAETPAEPAIESVPTEPAPAISSPPIIEGEDSDEDLCYVSSTLR